In the Malania oleifera isolate guangnan ecotype guangnan chromosome 1, ASM2987363v1, whole genome shotgun sequence genome, one interval contains:
- the LOC131147259 gene encoding embryonic protein DC-8-like, which produces MGRTLMVVLWVVAAAAILQMCSSPVACHYGNANNYMENAKAGANMAADNVKRMADDATHSHSWADAGMNGQNTKDAAQNMMDAAGDAASKATDTITSAASETSKYASQKASEAANMASQKAEKAKNVASEKAEKAKEKVAGTVNYGMEMAASAMEETKQKYKAATEGASEEAKTKYEAAKEKASQTAGDMGDKMRKNAAEL; this is translated from the exons atgggAAGGACATTAATGGTGGTTTTATGGGTGGTGGCGGCCGCTGCGATACTGCAGATGTGCAGTTCTCCGGTTGCATGTCACTACGGGAATGCCAACAATTACATGGAAAATGCAAAGGCCGGAGCCAATATGGCCGCAGACAACGTGAAAAGGATGGCAGACGACGCAACACACTCCCATTCCTG GGCGGACGCCGGAATGAATGGGCAGAACACAAAAGACGCGGCCCAGAATATGATGGATGCCGCCGGCGATGCTGCCTCAAAAGCCACAGACACCATCACCTCTGCCGCATCTG AAACATCGAAGTATGCATCCCAAAAGGCCAGCGAAGCGGCGAATATGGCATCGCAGAAGGCAGAGAAGGCGAAGAACGTCGCGTCGGAGAAGGCGGAGAAAGCGAAAGAGAAGGTGGCGGGGACAGTGAATTACGGGATGGAGATGGCGGCGTCAGCCATGGAGGAGACGAAGCAGAAGTACAAGGCGGCGACGGAGGGGGCGAGCGAGGAGGCGAAGACCAAGTATGAGGCTGCCAAGGAGAAGGCTTCGCAGACGGCGGGTGACATGGGAGATAAGATGAGGAAGAACGCCGCCGAGCTGTAA